In Hirundo rustica isolate bHirRus1 chromosome 2, bHirRus1.pri.v3, whole genome shotgun sequence, one genomic interval encodes:
- the RFC3 gene encoding replication factor C subunit 3 gives MSLWADKHRPGALARLDFHREQAARLRNLVQCGDFPHLLVYGPSGAGKKTRIMCLLRELYGAGVEKLRIEHQSITAPSKKKIEISTIASNYHLEVNPSDAGNNDRVVIQELLKTVAQSQQLETSTQRDFKVVLLTEVDKLTKDAQHALRRTMEKYMATCRLILCCNSMSKIIGPIQSRCLAVRVPAPSIEDICHVLSSVCKKEGLTLPQELAQRIAEKSGRNLRKALLMCESCRVQQYPFTADQDIPEMDWEVYLRETANAIVGQQTPQRLLEVRGRLYELLTHCIPPEIIMKGLLTELLNNCDGQLKGEVAQMAAFYEHRLQLGSKAIYHLEAFVAKFMAIYKKFMEDGLDDMMF, from the exons ATGAGCCTGTGGGCGGACAAGCACCGGCCCGGCGCCCTCGCCCGCCTCGACTTCCACCGCGAGCAGGCGGCGCGGCTCCGCAACCTG GTTCAGTGTGGTGACTTTCCTCATCTGTTGGTGTATGGACCATCAGGAGCTGGAAAAAAGACAAGAATAATGTGTTTGTTAAGGGAATTATATGGTGCAGGAGTGGAGAAACTGAGGATTGAGCATCAGAGCATaacg GCACCTTCTAAGAAGAAGATTGAAATTAGCACCATTGCAAGTAATTATCACCTTGAAGTTAACCCAAG TGATGCGGGAAACAATGACCGTGTGGTAATTCAGGAGCTCTTGAAGACAGTGGCACAGTCCCAACAGCTTGAGACAAGTACTCAACGAGATTTTAAAG tggtgctGTTAACAGAAGTTGACAAACTCACTAAAGATGCTCAGCATGCTTTGCGAAGAACAATGGAGAAGTACATGGCGACCTGCAGGTTGATCCTGTGCTGCAACTCAATGTCAAAAATTATAGGACCCATTCAAAGCAGATGCCTGGCTGTTCGAGTGCCTGCTCCCAGCATTGAGGAT ATCTGCCATGTCTTGTCCAGTGTGTGTAAGAAAGAAGGTCTGACTCTTCCTCAGGAGCTGGCTCAAAGGATTGCAGAGAAATCTGGCAGGAATCTTCGGAAAGCACTACTTATGTGTGAGTCCTGCAGAGTACAACA GTATCCTTTTACTGCTGATCAAGACATTCCTGAGATGGACTGGGAAGTTTATTTGAGAGAAACAGCAAATGCTATTGTTGGTCAACAGACACCACAAAG GCTTTTAGAGGTCCGTGGACGGCTTTATGAACTCCTGACACACTGCATCCCTCCTGAGATTATAATGAAG gGTCTCTTGACAGAACTACTAAATAATTGTGATGGACAACTGAAAGGAGAAGTTGCACAGATGGCAGCCTTCTATGAACACCGCTTGCAACTGGGCAGCAAAGCCATTTATCATCTGGAAGCGTTTGTTGCAAAGTTTATGGCAATTTACAAGAAGTTCATGGAGGATGGGCTGGATGACATGATGTTCTAA